From the Drechmeria coniospora strain ARSEF 6962 chromosome 02, whole genome shotgun sequence genome, the window GCTCCTCGACAAGACCGACCTTCTTTCCAATCTCTAGGGCAGCCAGCTGCAGTAAGGATGCAACATCCATATCCATATCGAGACTCTCCGCAGTTGTGCCAATTTGGTTGCCGTTCACCTTTCTCAGAAGCAGCAACCCTTCGGCTCGATCGGCTTTGAAGAGCGGCAAGAAAATGTAGTGTTTGATCGACTCTAGGAGCtgcggctcctcggccaagaATTGAAGTAGCCATTGGTACCACTGTTCCAaacttggcctcgtcggccttccTGGCTCATCCCCCTTTCTCCAACATCGATACAGGGAGACAACGAATCTGCCGGCCGTGGGGCAAACAAAGTGCAGTCGCATCCAGTGAAAGAGAGAGATGGTAAAGTTTCTCCAAACTTCCGTCTCATCAGCCTGCGCCCACCTCTGATGAAGAGCGAGATAATTGGATCGAATGTCCTCCAGAGTTACCACGCCTCTTGTCAGGAAGTGATCCAAAGTCTTAATGGCAGATTTAGCGACAGGCTTGGCTGAAAGACCAGTGATTATGGAAATGATACTTTCAAGAAGACATCTATTCGTCTCTTTGGCAACAGTCCGGTCCGGATTCGTTCGAATGAATCGCTCTATCAAATTGAGAACGAGCTTCATGGACCGATGGTGATCGGACTCGTTCCATTCAATGAAGAAATGGAAGAGAGAGACAGTCACTTCGTTGGAAAATGCCCATTTTTGAAGTTCCCCCGAGCTCGATTTCGACGACTGTTCTACGAGACCGCAGAGTCTGACGCAGGCTTGGCCTGAGACAGACTTTGGCTGGGCTGCTTCACTGAGAAGATGCTCAAAGAGGCTGTGCGCATACCTATTTCAATCTCAGTCATGGGTGGCGGCAAATATCAGAAGTAAACGAACCGTTTTTGAGAACCCGGTGTTTGAACTTCAAGCCAGTCCACGACCTGCACCGGATTTGCTAGCAGCTGTGCAGCCTCAAGGAGTTCACTCTCCATGGTTTGGGTCGGATTGGGCGCAGTAATTCTCCAAACGCCGCATATCCTGAAAACTGTGTGATTATTATTCAGGTTTTAACATTGAACATTCATAGATTCCTGCCCAAGTAGAACTCTCAAAATGCATTGCTTCAACATTCGCGATGCTATTTGGTATATCCACCGAGAAAGGAAGTCGCGAGTCAAAGCCATCACGTGGAGTGGCACGTGAGAAATTTTGCCCTTGCGCACCAACCCCACCAAAATCCATCATCGCATCGGGCGGAACGAAATTCTACTCTTCAAACCAGAATCGTCCTGACCACCATTAGACTCAACGCCGAATCTATTGGGAGACTGCCAAAATGTCGAAGATCACAGTCGGTAAGTTATCCAGCACTTTTCTCTGCTACCGAGCGCTCAATCAAGAGGGCATCTTGGTGGTGGCTGGGCTGTCTTGATGTGGCGACAATCCTGCAACAGAGCACAGAAAGGCTAACACATTAATGCAGCTAATGTCCGGACGCAAGTCACGGATCTCTTGGAGTACTCCAATGAGACCAAGAAGCGCAACTTCCTTGAGACGGTTGAGTTGCAGATTGGCCTGAAGAACTACGACCCTCAGCGTGACAAGCGTTTCTCCGGCACCATTCGCCTGCCCTCGATTCCCCGTCCCAACATGGCCATCTGGTATGAGAAAACTATAAAAGGTTTCATTGGCGGGTCAGAGCATGGATGCTGATTGCAACTGTAGCATTCTGGGTGACCAGCACGATCTCGATCGTGCCAAGCACGGTGGTGTCGATGCCATGTCCTCTGATGACTTGAAGAAGCTCAACAAGAACAAGAAGCTCATCAAGAAGCTGGCTCGCAAGTACGATGCATTCATTGCCTCCGAAGCCCTCATCAAGCAGATCCCCCGTCTCTTGGGTCCCGGTCTGTCCAAGGGTACGTGGCGATGATTTCTGGCCAACCACACGCCTGGATTGTCAAGTCTAACTCGAGTCACAGCTGGCAAGTTCCCCACGCCTGTCTCGCACGCCGACGACTTGACTGGCAAGATCAACGAGGTCAAGTCCACCATCAAGTTCCAGCTGAAGAAGGTTCTGTGCATGGGTGTTGCcgtcggcaacgtcggcaTGGAGCTGGAGCCGCTCATCAGCAACATCATGCTGGCCATCAACTACCTCGTCTCCCTGCTCAAGAAGGGCTGGCAGAACGTGGGCAGTCTGACCATCAAGGCCAGCATGTCCCCCCCCAAGCGTCTGTACTAAGGGCTTCGCGCCGTCCATCGTGGTCAATACTCGAGGATCATCGGTCCTTGCTAGCTAGATTTCATTAACTTGGAATAAAGCTAAATACACGAATCGCGAGCGGTTGGTGGATTGACATCCATTGTGACATATGTGTTGTAATCGAATCAAACCACGTAAACAGGGTGGATGATGTTGACGATACATGTATGTACCGGGAGGAATATTCATCGACGTTCACACTCCGTCTAATGTTAGCAACTTTTGGTGACCCTCCAGGCAGCGAGTCCTCTTCGACCGATGACTCTCGACAGAGTATTCCAAACTCCATCATCGCCAAAGTCCAAGTCATCGAGGTTCAGATGCCTCCGATGACTCCACACCTCCCGAAATCTTAGCCCATGAACCCCCTTGTTGGGCACATAGTTGTCTAGCCATGTGGCCGATCTCGGGGCGATCAAATACGTCCCATTCTTCTCCTTGAGGTATTCTTTGTTGCGCCTGTCGGCGGGTGTGTCGCAGGTCGCGAGGTTCATCAACTGATCGATCAgtgcctcgccctcgagtcCCATGACGTCGTTTGTTTGCAGAGCTTCGCTCTTGCCGTTGAGAAGCCAAATGGGGGGCGAATACGTCTTCCACCAGATTGCGTTGGTAGCGTCGGGTTGGTGACTCATGAAGACCTGGCCTGGGATGATGCCCCCTTGATGATAAATGCCCATGAGGACGCCGAAGACGAGGTTGAATACGATCCACGACACTGCCCAGATGCGGAGAAGCGTTCTGTTTTTCGGCAGCTGAACCGACGACAAGATCAGAGGCACCGTTGGCAGGAGGAACCTTGCTTCTTGGTGCTGGTACATGGACAGAACCACCAAGCCGGAGATGGCGGAATAGAGTCTGATGGAAAGGTGAGGCTGCGTCAGGAGCAGCAGGGTGGCGGGACCCAAGAGCTGAGGCAGATTTGCCACGAGGTGCTGATACCGAGGATGGATGCCGTGCTGGGCCAGGTTTTCGGCCGCCGAGTTGTAGTAGAAATTGTTGATGGGCGTTATGACTGGGTTCGATATCAGGCGCGCCCAGGTGAGAGGTTCGGAGGAGTAGAAGGCGGTATCGAGtgtgatggcgatgacggtggTTACAAGAGCAGCCGAAACCAGGGCTACAAGAGACAGAGGCCTGCATCCGGATGAGTAAAACGAGGGTGCCGCGTGGTGCTCGAAGCTGCGTACCTGTTCAAGAAATGGGGTATCAAACGAAGGCCGGGAATCAACAGGAAAGCGGGGAAGGTGATGCGGTTGAAGAGTCCGAAGACGGCGACAATGCCGAGGATCGTGGAGGCCAGGTAGGAGGATTCCTGCTGTCGAAACCAGTAAGCGCGTGTTCGATCTGTATTGACTTGCAGGAGAGGGAACGGCATACCCgatcctcgacgatgcgttGTATCAGGACCAAACTCCAGGCCACGACCAACGTTTCCACCGAGTTGGAGAAGGTATGTGTTTGATATGTCCACGTGACGTAGGAGGATGCGACGAGCAGCACGGCGATGCGTCGGTGGCGGGGGGACGGTATGAGCTCGTGCAAGGCCCAGtcctcgaggacgaagcTGATGAGAAACATGAGGACCCTCAAGGTCCAGAAAACGGCGATGGGGGGGATTTCGCCATCTTGGCCATTCCCGATCCACAGCCAGCGGAGCAACAGCATCGGCAGCCCGTATACGGGCCAGAGAGGAAAGGCACTTCGGATTGGATTCTCGCGTGTAAACTCCCAAGTGCGCCGAACCGGGTAACTGAATATCTGGCCTGTGAACAGAACGCGTCAGCGATCTCGAAGTGGCGGTGATGATTTTTATCTTCTTCGCTGTTGCCGTTGATCATATTTTTCTTGTCGTTCGTTGGCGCGGGAGTTGGTTGTTTTGATTTCCGGCAGCGTGCAAACGACATTGCGGCGAGACGCGGCCATCTGCTTGATGCCCCGTCCCGTTCTCGCGACGACAAGGCAGCAGCAcaccgggggggggggcacgtACCGGCGATGACTTCCGGGCCTTGGAAGTTCTCATCCGGATGCAAATAGCTGGGCGATAAGGCGAACCACAGCCGAatgaggacgaggagcaaGTAGGTGCGCCGCCACATGGTTCAACTGGCTGGGCTCAATCTCGGGGATGGCTCAGCAAGCATACTATTCACCTCGAAAGAGCTCGAGTAGTAGAGTGTGCAACGGGAGACGGTGCTGCTTCGGAGCAGTCGCTCGTCCAGAGCGCAAGGGCAGCGGGGGAAAAAAGCAAGGGCGGTTGGAATCGAAGGTGGCACGATGATGACGAATGACGAGATGTGCTCGGCAGATGTGCAAGGTTGCATTCAGCTCATGAACGAAGCTGAAGCTGGCGGCATcaaggcgagggagggaagCAGATGGAGGATTTTAATGTCTGAAGACGTTTTACCGCGACCATTCGCCCATCGTCAGCAGGCACGTACGGGCTAGCGGTGAGAGAAAATGTTGAGGAGGGGGGTTGTCGGGCTCGTTGGCGCCCGACGAGGACTGGATTGGACAAGGGGATGGGATGGTGGTGGTATTCCTCTGGTGGAGGGTGACTGACTGACTTCATTCATGGCTGTTGATATTAGGTGCTAATATCCGCAGTACCCGTAGCACAGCTTACTAGCACTGCCACTAGTGGTGTTTACCCCTTTTTGCAGTCATCAGAAGTAACATCAGGGACGTAACGCgaactagttgtacaagcaTGTTATGCCAGGTACAAATAGGTGGTTCCCATGTTCCTGTACAGAGAACGATTGACGAACACTGCACAACGATAGGCAGTTCACCAAGAACCCGGCAAGATGAACATAGAGCACGCTCTGTTTTTAACATCTCATCTTTTTTTCCCTTGTCGTTTCCATGGCGCACGGCCCAAGATCTGTAGTgagagcacatgtacttgttgcTCGACGTGTCGTGCATTTGTCGTGCATTTGTCGTGCATTTCTATGTTTGTACCACCAAACGCGTGAGTAGGTACTTGATCGAAACGCGGCGGATGAAGTattgctgtacaagtacggagtacggagtacttacatctCTGCTCTCTACCACCCAGGGTAGACTGACGACGAAGAACAAGTAAAGGAAAGGACATGCACGCAAGCAGTAGCCATCTTCCATCAACGTTTGCAGGGTAGCATTCTGCATTGGCGAATGTAGCAGTGCTAACCGTCAACCCGGTTGGCCCGGAGCTGCCAAGCAGGTAATCAGTTGCGTAATGCCATGGTTCGTCTATAAATATCTAGGTACTTGGGATTCCGTACCGAGGTGTTCAGGCCATGCATGTTTCGTGATAACATTCACATTCTTGCTGCCGATTCCCGTGCATATTTTGGTACCTTATGGTCCAATATACTGCACATGTTCTCCGTGCTTGATGGCGTCATATAAGAATTGATGCGGCATGCGTCATGACAAGCTTGGTATTTTGATGCATTTCTTGCTGTAATACCCCGCAGGTACAGCCAAGTCCAGTGGGTATTGGCAGAGTGCTCcgaagtacaagtactcgccgggtattagtacctacctaagtacctagtactccgtacttagtacctaggtaatTACCAGTAGGCGCCTAGTACTCTGGAGTGCTCGGTAGAAGTAATTACAGCgacaactacggagtactctgtacgtgtacagtacaatcaGGTGGAagcacaggtacttgtactcgtagtcgtagtgcatgtacttgcaagtgctcagtacatgtacatgtaattacagtagtTGCACACCGTGTCCGCCCACCAACTGGCTCCTTCGGACGTAGGTGTAATacacctaggtacctacctagtactgtacatgtgcttgtgctggacggagtgcatgtgcgaTTCATATTATGCGGAACCTACTGCTCCAAGTACTTTTGCTGGCAAGCACGAGGTAATAGGACATGCATGCACCAAcgtagtgctccgtactagttagtagtaatataGCTGTAGTGTTAGTACCTTTGTTTCCCTGATGCACGGGCTTTCATCAcctcggtacatgtacggagtacgcagtGCTGTAAGAACGTACCAGCATGTACTACTCCAAACTTGTACATTATTCACAGGTGGCCGGTAACCTAGAGAGTAGTACTGCGCCTATCGCAacagcatgcaagtacctactagtaggaagtaAGCActaagtgtacatgtacttgcagcgccTGGAAACAAATGGAAAGGTGCTGCAGCGGCCGACTCTGTCGCGTTCCAAGAGTCTCCCCTCCGCTGTGCTTGCACAGAGGCAATAATCATCACATTATATGCGTGAGCGCATTTTCCATTCCAAGAACAGCACCCTTTCTTCTTACCACC encodes:
- a CDS encoding putative ribosomal protein L10a.e, cytosolic, which translates into the protein MSKITVANVRTQVTDLLEYSNETKKRNFLETVELQIGLKNYDPQRDKRFSGTIRLPSIPRPNMAICILGDQHDLDRAKHGGVDAMSSDDLKKLNKNKKLIKKLARKYDAFIASEALIKQIPRLLGPGLSKAGKFPTPVSHADDLTGKINEVKSTIKFQLKKVLCMGVAVGNVGMELEPLISNIMLAINYLVSLLKKGWQNVGSLTIKASMSPPKRLY
- a CDS encoding Alg9-like mannosyltransferase is translated as MWRRTYLLLVLIRLWFALSPSYLHPDENFQGPEVIAGQIFSYPVRRTWEFTRENPIRSAFPLWPVYGLPMLLLRWLWIGNGQDGEIPPIAVFWTLRVLMFLISFVLEDWALHELIPSPRHRRIAVLLVASSYVTWTYQTHTFSNSVETLVVAWSLVLIQRIVEDRQESSYLASTILGIVAVFGLFNRITFPAFLLIPGLRLIPHFLNRPLSLVALVSAALVTTVIAITLDTAFYSSEPLTWARLISNPVITPINNFYYNSAAENLAQHGIHPRYQHLVANLPQLLGPATLLLLTQPHLSIRLYSAISGLVVLSMYQHQEARFLLPTVPLILSSVQLPKNRTLLRIWAVSWIVFNLVFGVLMGIYHQGGIIPGQVFMSHQPDATNAIWWKTYSPPIWLLNGKSEALQTNDVMGLEGEALIDQLMNLATCDTPADRRNKEYLKEKNGTYLIAPRSATWLDNYVPNKGVHGLRFREVWSHRRHLNLDDLDFGDDGVWNTLSRVIGRRGLAAWRVTKSC